In Brachypodium distachyon strain Bd21 chromosome 2, Brachypodium_distachyon_v3.0, whole genome shotgun sequence, one genomic interval encodes:
- the LOC112271186 gene encoding uncharacterized protein LOC112271186: protein MGEKTTLRMARQELEDLYLGVADDSVDLTFRDLLPRPPTAVAAPPLTLGTILDDDGDGDDDERTNKALLRSSTNIFTYKIESDDDGDQRVAGPVVVPVAAGFELSPSPPPVVVTAAAAGGRHNNSKQQQQHLPPPPAAVGMMMSGRNGNYRRPGIPHSNICALCTSYIYLFRHRCLVCGRVYCRRCVGAGMGDMTEGRKCIDCLGRRYSHRYIHKAGSGSTAGSVCCCISFGGGSSSSVQAQELLWAEKGPAPRRRPRPASSSTSTSISTAASYGGGAYSASMSMTMMSSNNNMATMTINGTPPPASSSSFVANSFAGTNPHAFPL, encoded by the coding sequence ATGGGCGAGAAGACGACGTTGAGGATGGCACGGCAGGAGCTGGAGGACCTCTACCTGGGCGTGGCGGACGACTCCGTGGACCTCACCTTCAGGGACCTCCTCCCACGGCCACCCACCGCCGTCGCTGCACCGCCCTTGACCTTGGGTACTATCCTCGACGACGATGGCGATGGCGACGACGATGAGCGCACCAACAAGGCCTTGCTCAGGTCCTCCACCAACATTTTCACCTACAAGATAGAGTCAGACGATGACGGTGATCAGCGGGTGGCTGGCCCTGTTGTCGTCCCTGTAGCTGCAGGTTTCGAGCTGtcaccttctcctcctccggtcgtcgtcaccgccgccgccgctggtggccgccacaacaacagcaagcagcagcagcagcatcttcctcctcctcctgccgcaGTTGGTATGATGATGAGCGGCCGAAATGGCAACTACAGGCGGCCAGGCATACCGCACTCCAACATCTGTGCCTTGTGCACCAGCTACATCTACCTCTTCCGCCATCGCTGCCTGGTGTGCGGCCGCGTCTACTGCCGGCGGTGCGTCGGAGCCGGCATGGGCGACATGACGGAGGGCCGCAAGTGCATCGACTGCCTGGGAAGAAGGTACAGCCACCGCTACATCCACAAGGCAGGCTCCGGCTCCACCGCCGGCAGCGTCTGCTGCTGCATCAGCTTTGGCGggggctcgtcgtcgtccgtccAGGCGCAGGAGCTCCTCTGGGCCGAGAAGGGCCCCGCGCCCCGTAGGCGTCCGCGgccggcctcgtcgtccacctccacctccatcTCCACCGCAGCATCCTACGGCGGCGGTGCCTACTCCGCCTCCATGAGCATGACCATGATGAGCAGCAATAACAACATGGCCACCATGACCATCAACGGCACGCCACCGcctgcctcctcttcctccttcgtcgcCAACTCCTTCGCCGGCACCAACCCACACGCCTTCcctctctag
- the LOC100821292 gene encoding E3 ubiquitin-protein ligase listerin: MGKNKGRASSSGLAASLLPDAQGAAVPTVGFGGYHGASRVEPAALPSSSADTDAPIRLPPDVDGEVLQHLRRLGRKDPTTKLKALSTLSMLFAQKPGEEVVQIVPQWAFEYKRLLLDYNRDVRRATNDTMSSLVMAVKKGLAPHLKSLMGPWWFSQFDPAAEVAQAARRSFEAAFPQSDRRLDALMLCVKETFVHLNDNLKLTTQALSDKATPMDELEDMHQRVISSSLLAMATLIDILLGVKLQNYGDDSANTESKYHSKVRSTTLSSAETAFSMHKYFLDFLKSKSAVIRSATYSLLTSYIKYVPHVFNEEAMKILTSTVLGAFHEKDPLCHSSMWDTILVFSRRFPEAWSYCNIHKVVLNRFWHFLKNGCYGSKQTSYPLIVQFLDSIPSKAVAPEQFAFDFLQNLWAGRNQRQLSAADSLSFFTAFKQSFLWLLKNVPRHSGGDSSGDIHIKLIVNVLAKIAWSDYLQLSLSKNLDTSPSLLSEEATTDDCQLPHKKSLLVSNMRQPTYYYQDLGRCIIEILDAISITETHLLDVACESLLRDYLDVVHQGENLSKFQEHVDQVAYFFRSLDLLVVHNGGTWPLESLARPLVEKSLPAIKSMDTPSLVKLLLILVEIFGPSPLFLKNSQKIDDKSNVEPYLKVFNGDFIPWCLDGKYSTCSSKIDLLLSLFHEECFFDQWSLVIEYTRAKQKCSVDNKSSQTSDQYELLALILQKVRERITGERLRSLQKNGSLPEHWRHDLLDSAAVSVFCNLPTTESHVRFLCAALGGSSQDDQICFLSAEAVCKIRGSILKSLASVLITTTFEWTKSAHFLLSPAEPEHCVNLLEGQSLSANIETAQFALEVFEHSLFALRINEEDSIFSYILSTLFIIEWECSMGITLAEDALKYHNDEISVKASTSSSSDDHLDETMLLKASLAERIHAFRQRLSPSFWNDLHSGTLTRLVNILVQSVRYAVFQTQDLLTDRTAVLCSEWVVDMLRLICLDHIKLQCFFDLLLSEGEYWPLWVKPSLRNGHASVIQCDPITADEVELKHHRFVAFVDKLVLNLGFSQVILGVPGNQQCGTSPSIDVTSPVCSFSRAWVAGEMICTWKWKGGSALSTFLPALVQYMKTESCLEVSIVPLLLDTLLEGALMHESSDWVLFNAWHISDNEIEKIQDRFLRALVGLLYTTYIKDCIWRESDALVFFEQLLSSLSIGSTVNRKCVRTLPFIMCTIIKPLTEKMRLNEASPYSDLVGKSILSWLDEAISCLSLNPSEVTQQDIEDWIQVVLSCFPLKITGGAPKLLIKFERQISETEASLLLSLFLRYQTFYTSTDPLLFSSGSKLSKTIELLSVKLIAVMVGYCWTKLGENDWRFLFRTLRKWIESATLLVEEITDGINDAVINQKPEDTLEKLKLTACTVDELTFICAESALVTLCNLNHLDSLRETENSQAIHLIGSGEYAECNDKMMESILRLFLASAVSEAIAKSFSEEASSIIASTRLVYLHFWELVASFIVYASPQIRRSALESMKLWGLAKDSVSGLYSILFSLQPIYHLQFAAYSLLMSEPLCQISLVKGCSLEENSPPCQESDMGQSNESLPDSEKTLYIRDELSALIEMPTSELLKTDLTAQHRVDVFVAWALLLSHLQLLPSSSTTREKILQYIQDKISPCILDCIFQHIPLRTAAPSGKKKDIGLVPEAEAAAKASKNAIITCSLLPYVESLWPVGVLQMASLAGSLYGMMIRLLPSYVRTWFTSLRDRSLSYSIESFTRAWCSPPLLVDEFSQVKDFVYADENFSVSVNRSAYEIIATYKKEDTGIDLVIRLPSCYPLRHVDVECTRSLGISDVKCRKWLLSLTSFVRNQNGAIAEAIRTWKNNFDKEFEGVQECPICYSILHTSNHGLPRLACKTCKHKFHGACLYKWFSTSNKSTCPLCQTPF, translated from the exons ATGGGCAAGAACAAGGGCCGGGCTTCCAGCAGCGGCTTGGCGGCGTCGCTGCTGCCTGACGCCCagggcgccgccgtccccacCGTGGGTTTCGGGGGCTACCACGGCGCCTCCCGCGTCGAGCCCGCCGCcctgccttcctcctccgctgaCACCGATGCTCCGATTCGCTTGCCTCCC GACGTGGATGGTGAAGTGCTGCAGCACCTAAGGAGGCTCGGAAGGAAGGATCCCACAACAAAG CTCAAGGCATTATCTACCCTCTCTATGCTCTTTGCACAAAAACCTGGTGAGGAAGTCGTGCAAATTGTTCCACAATGG GCATTTGAGTACAAGAGGCTGTTGCTTGACTATAACAGAGACGTTCGTCGTGCTACTAATGATACCATGTCTAGCCTTGTCATGGCAGTCAA GAAGGGTCTAGCTCCACATCTCAAGTCTTTGATGGGGCCTTGGTGGTTTTCACAGTTTGATCCTGCTGCTGAGGTTGCGCAGGCTGCTCGACGGTCATTTGAG GCAGCATTCCCACAATCAGACAGAAGGTTGGATGCTTTAATGCTATGTGTAAAGGAGACGTTTGTTCACCTAAATGACAATCTGAAGCTAACAACACAAGCTTTATCCGACAAGGCTACACCGATGGATGAATTAGAAGATATGCATCAGAGG gtgatatcatcatcattgttGGCAATGGCAACTCTTATCGACATCTTACTAGGGGTGAAGTTACAAAATTATGGTGATGACAGTGCAAATACCGAAAGCAAGTATCATTCAAAAGTTCGATCTACCACACTGTCTTCCGCTGAAACTGCATTTTCTATGCATAAATACTTTCTTGATTTTCTGAAGTCAAAAAGTGCTGTTATACGGTCAGCTACATATTCGCTGCTTACAAGTTATATCAAATATGTCCCTCATGTTTTCAACGAAGAAGCCATGAAGATACTTACTTCCACCGTACTCGGCGCCTTCCATGAAAAGGACCCATTATGTCATTCTTCTATGTGGGATACAATTCTTGTTTTTTCTAGAAGGTTTCCAGAGGCTTGGTCATATTGCAATATTCACAAGGTTGTCCTTAATCGGTTTTGGCACTTTCTGAAAAATGGATGCTATGGGTCTAAACAAACCTCATATCCTCTCATAGTTCAGTTTTTGGATTCTATACCATCTAAAGCTGTTGCTCCAGAGCAATTCGCTTTTGACTTTCTACAAAATCTTTGGGCTGGTAGAAACCAGAGGCAGTTATCAGCCGCTGATAGTTTGTCTTTCTTTACTGCGTTTAAACAGAGCTTTTTGTGGCTTCTAAAAAATGTGCCGAG ACATTCTGGAGGAGATTCTTCAGGTGATATTCATATCAAGCTTATAGTTAATGTTCTTGCCAAAATTGCTTGGTCTGATTACCTTCAGTTATCGCTATCCAAAAACCTGGACACAAGTCCCAGTTTGCTTTCTGAAGAAGCAACTACTGATGATTGTCAGCTACCTCATAAGAAGTCATTGTTGGTTTCAAACATGCGCCAGCCGACTTACTATTATCAGGATCTGGGGAGATGTATCATTGAAATATTGGATGCTATTTCAATTACAGAAACACATCTGTTGGATGTTGCTTGTGAGTCTCTACTGAGGGACTATTTGGACGTAGTTCATCAGGGGGAAAATCTATCAAAATTTCAGGAGCATGTGGACCAAGTTGCATATTTCTTCCGTTCTTTGGATCTGCTCGTTGTGCATAACGGTGGAACATGGCCGCTGGAAAGCTTAGCGAGACCACTGGTTGAAAAATCTCTGCCAGCTATCAAGTCCATG GATACCCCAAGTCTTGTTAAACTTCTTTTAATTTTGGTTGAAATATTTGGGCCTTCCCCCCTATTCTTGAAGAACTCTCAGAAAATTGATGATAAATCAAATGTTGAGCCTTATCTGAAGGTATTCAATGGTGACTTTATCCCTTGGTGCTTGGATGGGAAGTATAGCACCTGTAGCTCAAAGATTGATTTATTGCTGTCTTTATTTCATGAAGAGTGCTTCTTTGACCAGTGGTCTTTGGTTATTGAATACACTAGAGCTAAACAAAAGTGCTCTGTTGATAATAAGAGCTCACAGACAAGTGACCAATATGAACTGCTGGCACTTATACTTCAAAAAGTCAGAGAAAGAATTACTGGGGAAAGGTTGAGAAGTTTGCAGAAAAATGGTTCGTTGCCAGAACATTGGCGGCATGATCTATTGGATTCTGCTGCAGTTTCTGTCTTCTGTAATTTGCCCACTACAGAGTCTCATGTACGCTTTCTATG TGCTGCACTGGGTGGCTCCAGTCAAGATGATCaaatttgttttctctctGCTGAGGCTGTTTGCAAAATCCGTGGATCCATTTTGAAGTCTTTGGCATCGGTACTCATCACAACAACTTTTGAGTGGACAAAGTCTGCACATTTTCTGTTGTCACCTGCTGAACCTGAGCATTGCGTCAATCTTCTAGAAGGACAGTCGTTGTCAGCAAACATTGAGACGGCTCAGTTCGCTTTGGAAGTATTTGAGCATAGCTTGTTTGCCCTAAGGATAAACGAGGAAGATTCAATATTTTCTTATATTCTGTCCACTTTGTTTATCATTGAATGGGAATGCAGCATGGGTATAACTCTTGCAGAAGATGCTTTGAAATATCATAACGACGAAATCAGTGTCAAGGCTTCTACCTCAAGCAGTTCAGATGATCATTTGGATGAGACAATGCTTTTGAAGGCTAGCCTTGCAGAACGTATACATGCTTTTCGCCAAAGATTAAGCCCATCCTTTTGGAATGACCTTCATTCAGGCACTTTGACTAGGCTGGTAAATATTCTAGTGCAGTCTGTCAGGTATGCTGTATTTCAGACACAAGACTTACTTACTGATAGGACAGCAGTCTTATGTTCGGAGTGGGTGGTAGACATGTTGAGACTCATCTGCCTTGACCACATAAAGTTGCAATGTTTCTTTGATCTTCTGTTATCGGAGGGAGAATACTGGCCGCTCTGGGTGAAGCCGTCTTTACGAAATGGTCATGCATCAGTGATCCAATGTGATCCAATTACTGCAGATGAAGTT GAACTGAAACACCACCGGTTTGTTGCTTTTGTTGACAAGCTTGTTCTGAACCTTGGCTTTAGTCAAGTGATTTTAGGTGTTCCAGGAAATCAACAGTGTGGAACATCACCATCAATTGATGTTACTTCACCTGTTTGTTCCTTCTCTAGAGCATGGGTTGCTGGTGAGATGATTTGCACTTGGAAGTGGAAAGGGGGAAGTGCACTGAGCACATTCTTACCTGCTCTGGTTCAGTACATGAAAACAGAGTCATGTCTTGAGGTCAGCATTGTGCCCCTGTTGCTTGACACATTACTAGAAGGGGCCCTTATGCATGAGAGTAGTGACTGGGTACTGTTCAACGCTTGGCATATCTCTGACAATGAGATTGAGAAAATCCAAGATCGTTTTCTCCGTGCTCTTGTGGGTCTGTTATATACAACTTATATCAAGGACTGTATTTGGAGAGAATCGGATGCACTTGTATTTTTTGAACAGCTACTGAGTAGTCTTTCTATTGGTTCAACAGTAAATAGAAAATGTGTGAGGACTCTTCCTTTCATCATGTGTACAATCATCAAGCCCTTGACAGAAAAAATGAGATTGAACGAAGCTTCTCCCTACTCTGATTTGGTGGGAAAAAGTATATTGAGTTGGCTTGATGAAGCCATCTCTTGTCTGTCATTGAACCCAAGTGAAGTAACACAACAAG ATATTGAGGACTGGATTCAAGTGGTCCTATCTTGCTTCCCGTTGAAGATAACTGGAGGAGCCCCAAAACTGTTAATTAAGTTTGAACGACAGATCAGCGAGACAGAAGCATCATTACTCCTGAGTCTTTTTCTGAGGTACCAGACTTTCTATACTAGCACAGATCCATTGCTGTTCTCCAGTGGATCTAAGCTATCAAAAACAATTGAACTTCTGAGTGTGAAACTGATAGCAGTTATGGTTGGCTATTGCTGGACGAAACTCGGTGAAAATGATTGGCGTTTTCTGTTCCGTACGCTACGTAAGTGGATTGAATCTGCTACTTTGCTTGTTGAAGAAATAACAGATGGCATCAATGATGCTGTAATAAACCAGAAACCAGAAGATACCTTGGAGAAGCTTAAACTGACGGCCTGTACTGTAGATGAGCTAACATTTATTTGTGCTGAATCTGCTTTGGTTACATTGTGTAACCTCAATCATCTTGACAGTCTCCGTGAAACAGAAAACTCCCAAGCTATTCACCTTATTGGGTCAGGGGAGTATGCAGAGTGTAATGACAAGATGATGGAGAGTATCCTGCGTTTGTTCTTGGCCTCTGCTGTTTCAGAGGCAATTGCAAAATCTTTTAGTGAAGAGGCTTCATCCATCATAGCTTCAACTCGTCTGgtttatttgcatttttggGAACTAGTGGCATCATTCATCGTTTATGCTTCACCACAGATTAGAAGATCTGCACTGGAGTCTATGAAACTGTGGGGACTTGCCAAAGATTCAGTCAGTGGACTATATTCTATTCTTTTCTCCTTGCAGCCAATATATCATCTACAGTTTGCGGCTTACTCCCTGCTTATGTCTGAGCCCCTCTGTCAAATTTCATTAGTCAAAGGGTGTTCTCTGGAAGAAAACAGCCCACCGTGTCAGGAGTCTGACATGGGTCAAAGTAACGAGTCGTTGCCAGATTCAGAGAAGACCCTATATATCAGAGACGAACTCTCTGCCTTGATTGAGATGCCTACTTCTGAACTTCTGAAAACAGATCTGACAGCTCAACATAGG GTTGATGTCTTCGTTGCCTGGGCATTGCTGTTGTCCCACCTGCAGTTACTGCCATCATCATCCACTACTAGGGAAAAAATACTTCAATATATACAAGATAAGATTAGTCCCTGCATATTGGATTGCATTTTCCAGCATATCCCATTAAGGACTGCTGCACCTAgcgggaagaagaaagatatTGGGCTTGTGCCTGAAGCAGAAGCTGCTGCCAAAGCTTCTAAAAATGCCATTATTACATGCTCGCTGCTACCGTATGTGGAATCTCTTTGGCCAGTTGGGGTTTTGCAAATGGCCTCGCTTGCAGGGTCATTGTATGGGATGATGATTAGACTACTTCCTTCCTATGTACGTACATGGTTTACTAGCTTGAGAGATCGTTCATTGTCATACTCAATCGAGTCCTTCACTAGAGCATGGTGCAGTCCTCCTCTTCTAGTGGACGAATTTTCTCAG GTCAAGGACTTTGTTTATGCCGATGAAAATTTCTCGGTTAGCGTAAACCGGTCGGCATATGAAATTATTGCTACATATAAGAAGGAGGACACAGGAATTGATCTTGTTATACGTCTCCCAAGTTGTTACCCTCTGCGTCATGTAGATGTTGAATGTACAAGGAGTCTGGGTATCAGTGATGTGAAATGTAGAAAATGGCTGCTTTCCCTCACGTCATTCGTCCGTAACCAG AATGGTGCGATAGCCGAGGCGATCCGCACCTGGAAAAACAATTTCGACAAGGAGTTTGAGGGTGTGCAGGAATGCCCAATCTGCTACAGCATTCTCCACACGAGCAACCACGGCCTCCCACGGCTGGCATGCAAGACATGCAAGCACAAGTTTCACGGCGCCTGCCTTTATAAGTGGTTCTCAACATCCAACAAATCAACATGCCCGCTATGCCAGACTCCTTTCTAG